The segment TCCGGGCTGTGTCCAGAATACTAATTCGACGGGCACTTTTGAGCGTATTACCAGCATCTTTCACCATGTTATATTCATTCTCGAATTAGCAGATAAACTGAATTAGAACGGTTGATATCGCACTGAAAAATACAGCCCATTGTCCTGCAAAGAATCTCCTTCATCCTCCACATCGATTAACGGAATGCCGTAATCTAGCCCGATCGCCAAATCCGGGGTTACTGCCCAGCGCACTCCTAATCCCACACTGGCGAGCGTCGCGGTTGCCGGATCAGGTGACTCGTTATTCCAGCCATGCCCAATTTCAGCAAAGGGAACGAGCTGAAATCGATTTGAGTCAGGCAGCAGCGAAAACCGTGCCTCTACCGCTCCTAGCACTCCGTTATCCGTCACAAGCTGATTCTGGCGATAGCCTCTCACCGTGCTTACCCCGCCATAGCCAAATCGCTCCAGCGACAGCAGCGAATCTGGCGTGAGTTGAGTCACCAGCCGCGACACCAGCACCCAGCGCGGAGCCAATCGCTGCACCCACTGAAACTGTCCCAGCCAGGCGAAAAAGCGTCCGTCCGTTCCCGTGTCATTGACCGTTGCATCCAAGGCATCAATGCCCAGACTAAACTGCGATCGCGCTGCCAGGACAGTTCGTGCATCTCGCTCCACCCAATCCTGGGAAAAGCGCAGCACCGTCACATTGGATTCACCATCTTCAGGTCCGACCGAAAATGAAAACGGCTCACCTTCCAGGAAGGTTGTGCTTCGGCGCAAGTCTGCTTGTAACCCCAGCGCAACTTCAGTTTCCGGTTTCCGAATCAGGGGTTGACGAAAGCCGATCGAAAAGGTCTCCGATTCACTGCGAATGTCTAAATCTTCAAACTGCTGCTCAATAATGAGCGATTCATCAGTGCTGTAGCTAAAGCTGAGCGTTCCTTCCTGCGGATTGAGCGGGATTGAGTAGCTAATATCAAAGCTATCCAGACCTTCAGTGATGCCATACCCGGTACTGATGCGATCGCCCACGCCAAAAAGATTGTCGTGCCCCACCTGAATACTGAACTGCTCAGAGCCAATGCTGGGAGACTGGTAATTGTCCCCGCCAATCCCCAAGCGAAATGCAGAAGCTTCAATAACTTGAACCGTGAGGACATTTTGTCCCGGTGCACTGCCCGCAATTAGCTCTGCATTGACCTGCTGGATCAGGGGATTAAGCTGTAGCAGTTGTAGTGTTTCTTCAATGCGCTGCTGATTCACAGGTTTCGTGTCTGCTTGTACCAATCGGCTGCGAATATAGCTCTCGCGTAATCGAGCAGAGCCGCACTGATCCTCTGCTTCGGCAGGCATCTGGGGTTCCTGGGCTTGGGCTGAAGCCGGATTGCTGGGAGAACTCTCCTCAAGTGGTGATGAAGTTGCCTCCGAGACGGAATTGGAACTGCCCCGACTTCGACCCGTACCTGGAGAGAGCAGACAGAGATCGATCGCCTCTAGCGTTCCTTCAACCACTTGAATGCGAATCATGCCATCGGTCAGCATCTGGTTATTGGGCAGGAAGGCGCCAGAAGTGATGTAGCCGTTGCTGAGGTAGAGTTGGGTGATGCGCGATCGAAGCTCTAGCAAATCTTCAAAGGACAGTTCGTCTCGCGCCTCGTAGTCTTTGACTAAAGCCGAAATTTCAGGTTGCAGAACGGTGCTGCCCTCCACCTTAATCTGCTGAACTGGAAAGCGAAGATTCAGATCAGGGGCTGCTGGCGGAGGGGGAATGAGGGGTGTTTGTAGTGTAGGGGCAGGTGAGGTATTAGGCGGAACAATGGGAACCGAAGGGAGGGTGTCTGAAGGTCTAGGAATCGATTCTTGCAAGGCATCGGGGGCATCGGGTGGAATGCTAATACCAGCCGGAGATGTTGATTGAGCGAGTGCGGCAGGGAATCCTAAAACCAGGGAAAGCAGACCAATGGTAGGCAGCGTATTCAGGAAGATAGAATGCATCCGGTTCAGTTTGCAACTCAGCTAATTCAATAACTGGTTATAGAGTGGGGTATTCGCTTCTCGTAGAACATACTAGCCCTTCTTAAAGAATTTATCTACCTCAGCCTGAAATTCACGTTTTCTGTAAAATGTAGAAATAAAACAATAGCTTCTATTGATTGAAGGGGGTTAATCTTTCCTAATTCGCAATATCAAGGATTTTATACA is part of the Trichocoleus sp. genome and harbors:
- a CDS encoding ShlB/FhaC/HecB family hemolysin secretion/activation protein; protein product: MHSIFLNTLPTIGLLSLVLGFPAALAQSTSPAGISIPPDAPDALQESIPRPSDTLPSVPIVPPNTSPAPTLQTPLIPPPPAAPDLNLRFPVQQIKVEGSTVLQPEISALVKDYEARDELSFEDLLELRSRITQLYLSNGYITSGAFLPNNQMLTDGMIRIQVVEGTLEAIDLCLLSPGTGRSRGSSNSVSEATSSPLEESSPSNPASAQAQEPQMPAEAEDQCGSARLRESYIRSRLVQADTKPVNQQRIEETLQLLQLNPLIQQVNAELIAGSAPGQNVLTVQVIEASAFRLGIGGDNYQSPSIGSEQFSIQVGHDNLFGVGDRISTGYGITEGLDSFDISYSIPLNPQEGTLSFSYSTDESLIIEQQFEDLDIRSESETFSIGFRQPLIRKPETEVALGLQADLRRSTTFLEGEPFSFSVGPEDGESNVTVLRFSQDWVERDARTVLAARSQFSLGIDALDATVNDTGTDGRFFAWLGQFQWVQRLAPRWVLVSRLVTQLTPDSLLSLERFGYGGVSTVRGYRQNQLVTDNGVLGAVEARFSLLPDSNRFQLVPFAEIGHGWNNESPDPATATLASVGLGVRWAVTPDLAIGLDYGIPLIDVEDEGDSLQDNGLYFSVRYQPF